A single window of Tumebacillus sp. BK434 DNA harbors:
- the rpoD gene encoding RNA polymerase sigma factor RpoD, with translation MVKKVKHTDTQQMSLEEVKQMLVEIGKKRGVITYSEIMDKLSAFDQDSDQIDEFFDHLSEQGVEVINEADDEAPFEDDDDDDEDGPKSLDEEEEFDLEDLSVPPGIKINDPVRMYLKEIGRVPLLSAEEEINLALRIEKGDEEAKRRLAEANLRLVVSIAKRYVGRGMLFLDLIQEGNMGLIKAVEKFDHQKGFKFSTYATWWIRQAITRAIADQARTIRIPVHMVETINKLIRISRQLLQELGREPTAEEIAAEMDMSPDKVREILKIAQEPVSLETPIGEEDDSHLGDFIEDQDALAPADAAAYELLKEQLEDVLDTLTEREENVLRLRFGLDDGRTRTLEEVGKVFGVTRERIRQIEAKALRKLRHPSRSKRLKDFLE, from the coding sequence ATGGTGAAAAAAGTGAAACACACAGACACTCAACAGATGTCTTTGGAAGAAGTAAAACAGATGCTTGTCGAAATCGGAAAAAAGCGCGGCGTGATCACCTACAGTGAGATTATGGACAAACTTTCCGCTTTCGATCAGGATTCGGATCAGATCGACGAATTCTTTGACCACCTCTCGGAGCAAGGGGTCGAGGTGATAAATGAAGCGGACGACGAAGCGCCGTTCGAAGATGACGACGATGATGATGAAGACGGTCCGAAGAGCCTCGATGAAGAAGAGGAGTTCGATCTCGAAGATCTGAGCGTGCCGCCTGGCATCAAGATCAACGACCCGGTCCGTATGTATCTGAAAGAGATCGGCCGTGTGCCGCTGCTTTCTGCTGAAGAAGAGATCAACTTGGCGCTGCGCATCGAAAAAGGGGATGAAGAGGCGAAGCGTCGCCTGGCGGAAGCGAACTTGCGACTGGTGGTCTCGATCGCCAAGCGCTATGTCGGCCGCGGGATGCTGTTCCTTGACCTGATCCAAGAGGGGAATATGGGTCTGATCAAGGCTGTTGAGAAGTTCGATCACCAAAAAGGGTTTAAGTTTTCTACGTACGCGACCTGGTGGATTCGTCAGGCGATCACTCGTGCGATCGCAGACCAGGCCAGAACGATCCGGATTCCGGTACACATGGTGGAGACGATCAACAAGTTGATCCGCATCTCCCGTCAACTGCTGCAAGAGCTCGGGCGCGAACCAACCGCCGAAGAGATCGCAGCCGAGATGGACATGAGCCCGGACAAAGTCCGCGAGATCCTGAAGATCGCACAGGAGCCGGTTTCGCTGGAAACACCGATCGGCGAAGAGGACGATTCTCACCTCGGCGACTTTATCGAAGACCAAGATGCACTGGCGCCGGCCGATGCTGCCGCCTACGAACTGCTCAAGGAGCAGTTGGAAGACGTGCTTGATACGCTGACAGAACGTGAAGAAAACGTGCTCCGCCTGCGCTTCGGTCTCGATGACGGCCGTACCCGCACGCTCGAAGAAGTCGGGAAAGTCTTTGGCGTCACTCGTGAGCGGATTCGCCAGATCGAGGCGAAAGCGCTGCGCAAACTGCGCCATCCGAGCCGCTCTAAGCGTCTCAAGGACTTCCTTGAATAG